In Asanoa sp. WMMD1127, one genomic interval encodes:
- a CDS encoding DUF4185 domain-containing protein: MAVPRRALLRNALVVGAAGAVGGALGPAGVARAAVWKKRLTGADLDTNSRWRVAGTDLGIPYVLENGSIGYLFGDTFNTPWPEGPPLPNDWRSPVMLRSNVHPGAAGGVVFDSAARVAGNGRAPELMHNGHHGVGIDGLPEVTVIPNDGISFPETGRQLISYMSIENWNSAGPAGPHWRSRYAGLAYSDNGNDFVRTPLKWWNNAGNTDPFQMWTLQRDGDWVYVFSVRAGRQEGPMMLRRVRWDRLFYPESYEGWGWNGADWGWGRPCTPILTGRFGEPSVRRLADGTWVMSYLNCRTGCIVTRTATGPDRVWTAEKIQVTSFQEPGLYGGFIHPWSTTTSLHLLVSKWTRTPDGRSTAYHVSQFAGSA, from the coding sequence ATGGCCGTACCGCGTCGTGCCCTGCTGCGAAATGCCCTGGTCGTCGGCGCCGCCGGAGCGGTCGGTGGCGCGCTCGGTCCGGCCGGGGTGGCGCGGGCCGCCGTGTGGAAGAAGCGGCTGACGGGTGCGGACCTCGACACCAACAGCCGCTGGCGGGTGGCCGGCACCGACCTCGGCATCCCGTACGTGCTGGAGAACGGGTCCATCGGTTATCTGTTCGGCGACACGTTCAACACGCCGTGGCCGGAGGGTCCGCCGCTGCCCAACGACTGGCGATCGCCGGTCATGTTGCGGTCCAATGTGCACCCCGGCGCGGCGGGCGGCGTGGTCTTCGACAGCGCGGCGCGGGTCGCGGGCAACGGCCGGGCGCCGGAGCTCATGCACAACGGGCATCACGGGGTCGGCATCGACGGGCTGCCGGAGGTCACTGTCATCCCCAACGACGGGATCAGCTTTCCCGAGACCGGGCGGCAGCTCATCTCCTACATGAGCATCGAGAACTGGAACTCGGCCGGGCCGGCGGGGCCACACTGGCGGTCGCGTTACGCAGGCCTGGCCTATTCGGACAACGGCAACGACTTCGTGCGTACGCCGTTGAAGTGGTGGAACAACGCCGGCAACACCGACCCGTTCCAAATGTGGACGCTGCAACGCGACGGCGACTGGGTCTATGTCTTCTCGGTGCGCGCGGGGCGCCAGGAAGGCCCGATGATGCTGCGGCGGGTGCGCTGGGACCGGCTGTTCTATCCCGAGTCCTACGAGGGCTGGGGCTGGAACGGCGCCGACTGGGGCTGGGGCCGCCCGTGCACCCCCATCCTGACGGGCCGCTTCGGCGAGCCGTCGGTGCGCCGCCTGGCCGACGGGACCTGGGTCATGTCCTATTTGAACTGTCGGACGGGCTGCATCGTGACCCGAACGGCGACGGGCCCGGACCGGGTCTGGACCGCGGAGAAGATCCAGGTGACGAGCTTCCAGGAACCGGGTCTGTACGGCGGTTTCATCCACCCGTGGTCGACCACCACGAGCCTGCACCTGCTGGTCTCGAAGTGGACCAGAACCCCGGACGGCCGCAGCACGGCCTACCACGTCAGCCAGTTCGCCGGCTCAGCCTGA
- a CDS encoding winged helix-turn-helix domain-containing protein, giving the protein MLRMVFTGDDLARTRIAAAADPLWELALGIQMLRPQRGDALFGGWRRQARAALREADLGPAAALLVALLPNVGYFPDFLTPGAAAGGIDEGLEAVRRTPNAALAREIALLGAARRLPGEARQLAAGEPRTLDQLTAAMRTVWDTIVAPCGRGIDAALAQERQKRVTAMAEHGVDGLLSSLAPTMIWRDGELRIPGHRDQVLHLDGRGIRLIPAYFCVSGPLTLFDPDLPPVLVYPVRPTTAALPGSGRALDALLGATRAAVLECLHDQDATTTELARRLGISAGSASEHAKILRLSGLVTSRRDRNRVLHTLSELGRALVTHGR; this is encoded by the coding sequence ATGTTGCGGATGGTGTTCACGGGGGACGACCTTGCCCGGACGCGGATCGCGGCCGCGGCCGATCCGTTGTGGGAGCTGGCGCTCGGCATCCAGATGTTGCGGCCGCAGCGAGGCGATGCGCTGTTCGGCGGATGGCGTCGTCAGGCGCGGGCCGCGCTGCGGGAGGCCGATCTCGGGCCGGCCGCCGCCTTGCTGGTCGCGCTGCTGCCCAACGTCGGCTACTTCCCCGACTTCCTCACCCCCGGCGCCGCCGCCGGTGGGATCGACGAGGGGCTCGAGGCCGTTCGGCGTACGCCCAATGCCGCCCTTGCTCGTGAGATCGCTCTGCTGGGCGCGGCACGGAGGTTGCCCGGGGAGGCGCGCCAGCTCGCCGCCGGGGAGCCGCGCACGCTCGACCAGCTGACGGCGGCCATGCGCACCGTCTGGGACACCATCGTCGCGCCGTGCGGGCGTGGCATCGACGCCGCGCTGGCGCAGGAACGGCAGAAGCGGGTCACGGCGATGGCCGAGCACGGCGTCGACGGGCTGCTGAGCAGCCTCGCGCCGACGATGATCTGGCGTGATGGCGAGCTGCGCATCCCGGGTCACCGCGACCAGGTCCTGCACCTCGACGGCCGGGGCATCCGGCTGATCCCCGCGTACTTCTGTGTCAGCGGGCCCCTCACCCTCTTCGACCCGGACCTGCCGCCGGTGCTGGTCTATCCGGTGCGGCCGACCACCGCCGCGCTGCCGGGCAGTGGGCGGGCGCTCGACGCGCTGCTCGGCGCGACCAGGGCCGCGGTGCTCGAATGCCTGCACGACCAGGACGCCACCACCACCGAGCTCGCCCGGCGGCTGGGCATCTCGGCCGGGTCGGCGAGCGAGCACGCCAAGATCCTGCGCCTCTCCGGCCTGGTCACCAGCCGCCGCGACCGCAACCGGGTGCTGCACACGCTGTCGGAGCTGGGCCGGGCGCTGGTGACCCACGGGCGCTGA